aaaaaatgtacgcgAGGTGTTGTTGTGCGGCCTATTTTATCTTCCTCTTTAAATGAACGCGGTCAAGTCGATCTTGTCGACTTTCAAAGTTTACCGGAtggtgattttaaatttatccttCATTATAAAGAACACTTgaccaaattttcaattttccgGCCATTGAAATGCAAAAAGGCTTCGGAAGTGGCCaaagaattattaaacatatttttgacgTTTGGTGCCCCTCACGTTCTGCAGTCCGATAATGGTCGCGAATTCACAGCCGATATTATAACTGAATTAGCATCATTTTGGCCCGATCTAATACTAGTAAATGGTCGGCCACGTTATCCACAAAGCCAAGGATCTGTAGAAAGAGGTAATTGTACGTTGAAGGATTCACTGGTGGCGTGGATGCGAGATAATAAAACTGCGGCGTGGAGTTATGGCATCGCCTTTGTACAATGGGGTGTTAATACGACTTATCACGAAGCTATAAAAATGACTCCATACGAAGCAGTCTTTGGTCAAAAACCACGGATAGGACTGGCTACAAAAGTACTTCGACAGTtggtagaaaatataatgacaAGTACATTGGAAGAGGATATACTgaaaatgcttttaaatgaggACAAAGAGGACAATGAGGACGTACAAGTACTCAATACTGAAGTgagtaataattcaaaaat
This genomic stretch from Rhopalosiphum maidis isolate BTI-1 chromosome 3, ASM367621v3, whole genome shotgun sequence harbors:
- the LOC113559977 gene encoding KRAB-A domain-containing protein 2-like — encoded protein: MDSKWTAERDAEAVKILTDDNSINKVRRYYHIREKFELIEVAGVRRVRRKRDQRIMAVVENFTSIIRDMHVASGHKGETKTHKKIMEHYSNITMAAVKAYIANCERCAEKSKKKCTRGVVVRPILSSSLNERGQVDLVDFQSLPDGDFKFILHYKEHLTKFSIFRPLKCKKASEVAKELLNIFLTFGAPHVLQSDNGREFTADIITELASFWPDLILVNGRPRYPQSQGSVERGNCTLKDSLVAWMRDNKTAAWSYGIAFVQWGVNTTYHEAIKMTPYEAVFGQKPRIGLATKVLRQLVENIMTSTLEEDILKMLLNEDKEDNEDVQVLNTETIDLERTQDTEEVLEATTACSQHNIIPENKIEQKLEKLIKTTQKILDIKSDTDKVSLCIKCNLNY